One segment of Pontibacter akesuensis DNA contains the following:
- a CDS encoding DUF819 family protein, which yields MTEVSEPLITNEAVVLGLLMIILALVFYTSSSSRAIWVKFYKVVPSVLLCYFIPALFNTFNIISGETSQLYFVASRFFLPASLILLTLSIDFKSLRMLGSKAVIMFFAGTVGVMLGGPLALFLVGSVYPDVLYTGDDEVWKGLATISGSWIGGGANQAAMLEVFGASKEAFGQMIAVDVLVANVWMGFLLYFAQKPETIDKLLRADSRPIRELEERLEGLQAGKRVVPTVATMMVVLGVAFGLTGLSHFLADIIAPYFAENFPELETYSITSGFFWLVIIATTAGLALSFTKARELEGYGASRFGTVFLYFLVATIGMSMDLGAVLDNPTLFLVGAIWILVHITIMLVVARIIRAPFFYVAVGSQANIGGAASAPIVAVAFNKFLAPVGVLLAVLGYAVGTYGAYLCGLMLQYVWNLLA from the coding sequence ATGACTGAAGTAAGCGAACCGCTGATTACGAACGAAGCCGTGGTACTCGGCCTCCTGATGATAATCCTTGCCCTTGTTTTCTATACCTCCAGCAGCTCCCGCGCCATTTGGGTGAAGTTTTACAAGGTTGTGCCTTCGGTGCTGCTGTGCTACTTCATTCCGGCGCTCTTCAACACGTTCAACATCATTTCCGGCGAAACATCGCAGCTATACTTTGTGGCCTCCCGGTTTTTCCTGCCTGCCTCGCTCATCCTGCTCACGCTAAGCATTGATTTCAAATCGTTGCGCATGCTGGGCAGCAAGGCGGTGATTATGTTCTTTGCCGGTACGGTAGGTGTGATGCTGGGTGGACCGCTGGCTTTGTTTTTGGTAGGCTCCGTGTACCCGGATGTGCTGTACACCGGCGATGATGAAGTATGGAAAGGACTTGCCACGATTTCAGGAAGCTGGATCGGGGGGGGAGCCAACCAGGCCGCCATGTTAGAGGTGTTCGGGGCCAGCAAAGAGGCGTTTGGGCAGATGATTGCCGTGGACGTGCTGGTAGCGAACGTGTGGATGGGCTTCCTGCTGTATTTTGCGCAGAAGCCGGAAACGATAGACAAACTGCTGCGTGCCGACAGTCGCCCGATTCGGGAACTGGAAGAGCGGCTGGAGGGCCTGCAGGCCGGCAAACGTGTTGTCCCTACCGTTGCTACCATGATGGTGGTGCTGGGCGTTGCCTTCGGATTAACCGGCCTCTCGCATTTCTTGGCTGACATCATTGCCCCATACTTTGCCGAAAATTTCCCGGAACTGGAGACCTACTCCATTACGAGTGGCTTCTTCTGGCTTGTGATTATTGCCACCACGGCTGGTTTGGCACTTTCTTTCACCAAAGCAAGGGAACTGGAGGGTTACGGCGCCTCCCGCTTCGGCACTGTTTTCCTTTACTTCCTGGTGGCCACCATCGGCATGAGCATGGACCTTGGAGCTGTGCTCGACAACCCGACGCTGTTCCTGGTAGGTGCTATCTGGATCCTGGTACACATCACCATCATGCTGGTGGTGGCGCGCATTATCCGGGCCCCGTTCTTCTATGTGGCCGTAGGCAGCCAGGCGAACATCGGTGGTGCCGCATCGGCGCCAATTGTGGCTGTGGCTTTTAATAAGTTTCTCGCCCCGGTGGGTGTGCTGCTAGCTGTGCTGGGCTACGCGGTGGGTACCTACGGCGCCTACCTCTGCGGCCTGATGCTGCAGTACGTCTGGAATTTGCTGGCTTAG
- a CDS encoding serine hydrolase domain-containing protein, translating to MPELQEKLDALLARHYAATTPGAVLLLTKEDKVTYQGHCGLADVVSKAAITADTTFRLASVSKQFTAMCLHLLAQQQRINLQDELGFHFPELAHLGSVRLWHLLCHTSGLPDFEEHIPAQQTAQLTDEEVLEITAAQPSLLFPAGTQFRYSNTGYVLLGLLVERITSMGYDDFLQEHIFRPLHMHRSTLYRANTTIPNRAMGYAADGAGSFILADQSLGSATRGDGCIYTSATDYLKWHRALTQLPLFNITNQLNTYYTQIDSVDAWRYGMGWFQERLFTGQHLLLHSGDTCGFTNLVIRQQEPDLLFACFSNIANNQPFLQELLQVLAEFSDFLPPSDLVWQLPWLTR from the coding sequence ATGCCCGAGTTACAAGAAAAGTTAGATGCCCTGCTGGCCAGGCACTACGCTGCTACTACGCCTGGTGCCGTTCTGCTGCTGACAAAAGAAGATAAGGTAACTTATCAAGGACACTGCGGACTAGCCGATGTAGTAAGCAAAGCCGCCATCACCGCTGACACCACCTTCCGACTGGCCTCGGTCTCCAAGCAGTTTACAGCCATGTGCCTGCACCTGCTGGCGCAGCAGCAGCGCATTAACCTGCAGGATGAACTCGGCTTCCACTTTCCCGAGTTGGCCCACCTGGGCAGCGTACGGCTGTGGCACCTACTCTGCCATACTTCCGGACTGCCTGATTTTGAGGAACACATTCCGGCGCAGCAAACAGCGCAGCTTACCGACGAGGAAGTGCTGGAAATAACGGCGGCCCAACCCTCGCTCCTCTTTCCTGCCGGCACCCAATTCAGGTATAGCAATACAGGTTATGTGCTGCTGGGTCTGCTGGTAGAGCGAATTACAAGTATGGGGTATGATGATTTCCTGCAGGAGCACATTTTCCGGCCCCTCCACATGCACCGCTCCACCTTGTACCGCGCAAATACGACTATCCCAAACAGAGCCATGGGTTATGCAGCCGATGGGGCGGGCAGTTTTATACTTGCAGACCAGAGCCTTGGCTCCGCCACCCGCGGCGACGGCTGTATCTATACTTCCGCCACAGATTACCTCAAGTGGCACCGGGCGCTCACGCAGCTCCCACTGTTTAACATAACAAACCAACTTAATACATACTATACACAAATAGATTCTGTAGATGCGTGGCGTTACGGCATGGGTTGGTTTCAGGAACGGCTTTTTACAGGCCAGCACCTGCTCCTGCACAGCGGCGACACCTGCGGCTTTACGAACCTGGTGATAAGGCAACAGGAGCCGGATTTGCTATTCGCCTGCTTCTCCAACATCGCCAATAACCAACCTTTCCTGCAGGAGCTGCTGCAGGTTTTGGCTGAATTTTCAGACTTCCTTCCTCCTTCTGATCTGGTGTGGCAATTGCCCTGGCTTACACGGTAG
- a CDS encoding C40 family peptidase, which yields MKKNYLILALGFLMACTPGKETFTSTTSTTTATTTSTATNMEPHIDAVRQQFAPDKRTALFQVKQQGEVLSGETNMTEAKEQLLDKLKAENITFVDSIAVLPEAELEGQHFGIIAISVANLRSEPRHPAELATQATMGTPVNVLKKKSGWYLVQTPDKYLAWVDASGVALMDENTFNSWQKSPKLLYTKPYGFAYASKNAADGTVSDLVYGDVLALKGKSGDQYEVRFPDGREGFVPAAEAVKYDEWIASRKPTSDNLVSSSKQLLGLPYLWGGTSFKGVDCSGFTKTIYFMNGLVLPRDASQQIHMGELVDTSNGWDKLQPGDLLFFGVPAKDGKAERVVHVGMWIGGDQEFIHSAGRVKISSMNAKAANFDDSELKRFLRAKRITPEDAVVDLRKTALYQ from the coding sequence ATGAAAAAGAACTACCTCATACTTGCACTTGGCTTCCTGATGGCCTGTACGCCTGGAAAGGAAACCTTCACCTCCACCACCAGCACGACCACAGCGACCACCACCAGCACAGCCACCAACATGGAACCACACATTGACGCGGTGCGCCAGCAATTCGCACCCGACAAGCGCACAGCCCTTTTTCAGGTAAAGCAGCAGGGCGAGGTGCTCTCCGGCGAAACGAACATGACCGAGGCTAAAGAGCAGCTGCTCGACAAGCTGAAGGCCGAAAACATCACTTTTGTAGATAGCATAGCAGTACTGCCGGAGGCGGAACTGGAAGGGCAGCATTTCGGGATCATCGCGATTTCCGTGGCTAACCTTCGCTCCGAACCAAGGCACCCGGCAGAACTGGCTACGCAGGCTACCATGGGCACGCCCGTAAATGTGCTGAAGAAGAAAAGCGGCTGGTACCTGGTGCAGACACCAGACAAGTACCTCGCTTGGGTGGATGCCAGTGGCGTGGCCCTGATGGACGAAAATACCTTTAACAGCTGGCAAAAAAGCCCTAAGCTGTTGTACACGAAGCCCTACGGTTTTGCCTATGCGAGCAAAAATGCAGCCGATGGCACCGTTTCTGATTTAGTATACGGCGATGTGCTGGCACTGAAAGGAAAGAGCGGCGACCAGTATGAAGTGAGGTTTCCTGATGGCAGAGAAGGCTTTGTTCCTGCTGCCGAGGCGGTGAAGTATGACGAGTGGATTGCCAGCCGAAAGCCAACCAGCGACAACCTTGTGAGTTCCAGCAAGCAACTGCTGGGCCTGCCGTACCTCTGGGGCGGCACCTCCTTTAAGGGGGTTGATTGCAGTGGCTTCACCAAAACGATATACTTTATGAACGGCCTGGTGCTTCCGCGCGACGCGTCGCAGCAGATTCACATGGGTGAACTTGTGGATACCTCCAACGGCTGGGACAAGCTGCAGCCCGGCGACCTGCTGTTCTTTGGCGTACCGGCCAAAGACGGCAAGGCAGAGCGTGTGGTGCACGTGGGCATGTGGATCGGCGGCGACCAGGAGTTTATTCATTCGGCTGGCCGTGTGAAGATCAGCAGCATGAACGCCAAGGCCGCTAACTTTGATGATTCCGAACTGAAGCGCTTTCTGCGTGCCAAGCGCATCACACCGGAAGATGCCGTGGTTGACCTGCGGAAGACAGCTTTGTACCAATAA
- a CDS encoding aminotransferase class I/II-fold pyridoxal phosphate-dependent enzyme, with product MNPTAFTDHLPGRTVLINGAEYLYFSGTSYLGMACNEAFQKLLQEGMRRYGTNYSSSRRSNLQLQVYEQAEEQLTRLTGAEAAVTMSSGFLVGQTLVQALSSHGRFLYAPCAHPALWLNSEVAAAANAETCFETWAAQVVETVQQSHESSFVIVCNALDPLQAKAYTFDWIEELPSHKNVILVVDDSHGFGVRGAEGAGIYQQLSKYKHVELVIVSSMGKALGIPAGIILGPKWLIEQVKASAYFGGASPAIPAYLYAYLRAGAIYKEARKVMQENIELFRQQVRQPYLFQVIPGYPVFSTKQQSLTAYLEQQRIIISSFCYPTAESAPVTRVILSSLHTAADVQRLTEAINKFEPEHIPENV from the coding sequence ATGAACCCAACAGCCTTCACCGACCACCTGCCGGGCCGCACCGTCCTGATAAACGGAGCCGAATACTTATACTTTAGTGGCACCTCCTATCTGGGCATGGCCTGCAACGAAGCTTTTCAGAAACTGCTGCAGGAAGGCATGCGCCGCTACGGAACGAACTACTCCAGCTCCCGCCGCTCTAACCTACAGCTGCAGGTATACGAGCAGGCAGAGGAGCAACTGACCCGACTAACGGGAGCTGAGGCAGCGGTAACCATGTCTTCGGGCTTTTTGGTGGGGCAAACGCTGGTGCAGGCACTTAGCAGCCACGGCCGCTTTCTGTATGCCCCCTGTGCGCACCCGGCCCTCTGGCTGAACAGCGAAGTCGCGGCAGCAGCAAACGCTGAAACATGTTTTGAAACATGGGCTGCCCAGGTAGTGGAAACGGTGCAGCAATCGCATGAAAGCAGCTTTGTGATCGTCTGCAACGCGCTGGACCCGCTACAGGCAAAAGCCTATACTTTCGATTGGATCGAGGAGCTGCCGTCGCATAAAAACGTTATACTTGTAGTAGACGACTCACATGGCTTTGGCGTGCGTGGAGCGGAGGGAGCAGGCATTTACCAGCAGCTTAGCAAGTATAAACATGTAGAGCTGGTGATAGTCAGTTCCATGGGGAAAGCATTGGGCATACCTGCCGGAATTATACTTGGCCCGAAATGGTTAATAGAGCAGGTGAAAGCAAGCGCTTACTTTGGCGGGGCATCGCCGGCCATACCCGCATACTTGTATGCTTACCTGCGGGCAGGGGCTATTTACAAAGAGGCGCGGAAGGTGATGCAGGAAAATATCGAGCTGTTTAGGCAGCAGGTACGGCAGCCATACTTGTTCCAGGTGATACCTGGATACCCAGTGTTCAGTACCAAACAGCAAAGCCTGACAGCCTACCTGGAGCAACAGCGGATTATCATATCAAGCTTCTGCTACCCGACAGCCGAGAGTGCCCCCGTGACGCGGGTGATACTTAGCAGCCTGCACACGGCGGCCGATGTGCAACGCTTAACCGAGGCTATCAATAAATTTGAACCGGAGCACATACCGGAAAACGTATAA
- a CDS encoding dipeptide epimerase — MKLTIRSFDLPLKHTFTISYDSRDVQPTMIVELQQDQYKGYGEATSNPYYGFTIESMTAALEKIREKIEATELENPETFWAEMQPYLKDNPFALCALDMAANDLFGKLNGQPLYKMWGLNTDHAPLTDYTIGIDTVENMVKKLKEMPWPLYKIKLGTKEDVAIIKELRKHTDAVFRVDANCAWGVEETIENAKQLKPLNVEFIEQPMRADDMEGMKQVYAQSVLPLIADESCITESDVAKCHGHFHGVNVKLVKCGGLTPARRMIKEAQQLGMKVMVGCMTESTVGISAIAQLLPMLDYVDMDGALLLKEDIARGVTIDYGKVQYSNENGTGASLLA; from the coding sequence ATGAAACTCACCATCCGTTCGTTCGACCTGCCGCTAAAGCACACCTTCACTATTTCGTACGACTCGCGCGACGTGCAACCGACCATGATTGTGGAGCTGCAGCAGGACCAATACAAAGGCTATGGCGAAGCAACCAGCAATCCGTATTACGGCTTCACGATTGAAAGTATGACGGCGGCGCTGGAGAAGATCCGGGAGAAAATTGAAGCAACGGAACTGGAGAACCCGGAAACATTCTGGGCGGAGATGCAGCCTTATCTGAAGGACAACCCTTTTGCGCTTTGTGCCCTCGACATGGCGGCGAACGATTTGTTCGGGAAGCTGAACGGGCAACCGCTGTATAAAATGTGGGGCCTGAATACCGATCATGCGCCGCTCACGGATTATACCATCGGGATTGACACGGTGGAGAATATGGTGAAGAAACTGAAGGAGATGCCCTGGCCGCTCTACAAGATCAAGCTGGGAACGAAGGAGGATGTGGCCATAATCAAAGAACTGCGCAAGCACACGGATGCCGTGTTCAGAGTAGATGCAAACTGTGCCTGGGGCGTGGAGGAAACCATTGAAAACGCGAAACAGCTGAAGCCTCTGAACGTGGAGTTTATTGAGCAGCCCATGCGTGCCGATGACATGGAAGGGATGAAGCAGGTGTACGCGCAATCGGTGCTGCCCCTGATTGCCGACGAGAGTTGCATCACTGAAAGCGACGTAGCGAAATGCCACGGCCACTTTCACGGGGTGAACGTGAAACTCGTGAAATGCGGTGGTCTGACGCCCGCCCGGCGCATGATCAAGGAAGCGCAGCAATTGGGCATGAAAGTAATGGTGGGTTGCATGACGGAGTCTACCGTGGGCATCTCGGCCATTGCACAGCTGCTGCCGATGCTCGATTACGTGGACATGGACGGGGCGCTGCTGCTGAAAGAAGACATTGCCCGCGGCGTCACCATCGACTATGGCAAAGTGCAGTACAGCAACGAAAACGGAACAGGCGCATCGCTGCTTGCCTAA
- a CDS encoding D-alanyl-D-alanine carboxypeptidase/D-alanyl-D-alanine-endopeptidase — MLLKKTHYTWILCCSLLLTLGCSSARKAADASPEATAAFGPAEIKREVEESEVLRQSFVGFALYDPELEQMVVAHNADKYFVPASNTKLFTLYATLNMLGDSIPALKYVSRGDSLIFWGTGDPTFTHMDLKNNIAYDFLKNRPEKKLYYIDAPFTSTPFATNWGWDDYNYYYQPERNVFPIHGNIIKFQRQDEKPYTTTPAYFKKQVRVNEADTTRGDAFVRNWRTNQVTYYPKKASAKFSTEVPFITSPETVVALLADTLKRPVELLKASIPAGGKIFYGLPTDTVLRRMLKVSDNLMAEQLMALNSGTLSDTLSVERAIKHVKANYLNDLPDEPVWIDGSGLSSMNMFTPRSIIALLQKLLQERPQEELLPMLAVGGRPGTFRNIYKADVPFVFGKSGTLSHVHNQSGYLITKSGKLLLFSFMNNNYKVPTAAIREEMVRIMTEVHNRYAHDGKPDVPLVK, encoded by the coding sequence ATGCTCCTGAAGAAAACGCATTATACCTGGATACTATGCTGCAGTTTGCTGCTAACACTTGGATGCAGCAGTGCCCGTAAGGCAGCGGACGCATCGCCTGAAGCGACTGCTGCGTTCGGACCTGCAGAGATAAAACGGGAGGTGGAGGAGTCGGAGGTGCTGCGGCAGAGTTTTGTGGGTTTTGCACTCTACGACCCGGAACTAGAACAGATGGTGGTGGCGCATAACGCCGACAAGTATTTTGTGCCCGCCTCCAATACAAAACTTTTTACGCTCTACGCCACCCTCAACATGCTGGGCGATTCCATCCCGGCGCTGAAGTACGTGAGCCGCGGCGACTCCCTGATTTTCTGGGGCACCGGCGACCCCACCTTCACCCACATGGATTTGAAGAACAACATCGCCTACGATTTCCTGAAGAACCGCCCGGAGAAAAAGCTCTACTATATCGATGCCCCCTTTACCAGCACGCCTTTCGCTACCAACTGGGGCTGGGACGACTACAATTATTATTACCAGCCCGAGCGCAATGTGTTCCCCATTCACGGCAACATCATTAAGTTTCAGCGGCAGGATGAGAAGCCCTATACCACCACACCGGCATACTTCAAAAAGCAGGTACGTGTAAACGAAGCGGATACTACCCGTGGGGACGCGTTCGTGCGGAACTGGCGAACGAACCAGGTCACCTACTACCCAAAAAAAGCCTCGGCAAAGTTCTCCACCGAAGTGCCTTTTATCACCTCACCTGAAACCGTGGTAGCCTTGCTTGCAGACACACTGAAGCGCCCGGTAGAACTGCTGAAAGCAAGTATACCCGCCGGCGGCAAAATCTTCTACGGCCTGCCCACCGACACTGTGCTAAGGCGCATGCTAAAGGTCAGCGATAACCTGATGGCCGAACAGCTGATGGCGCTCAACTCCGGCACTTTGTCTGACACGCTTTCGGTGGAACGCGCCATTAAACACGTGAAGGCCAACTACCTGAACGACCTGCCGGATGAGCCAGTGTGGATCGATGGCTCGGGCCTATCAAGTATGAACATGTTTACGCCACGCAGCATCATTGCCCTGTTGCAAAAACTGCTGCAGGAGCGGCCGCAGGAGGAACTGCTGCCAATGCTGGCAGTGGGGGGCAGGCCCGGCACATTCCGGAATATCTACAAGGCCGATGTGCCGTTTGTATTTGGCAAGTCCGGCACACTGTCGCATGTGCACAACCAAAGCGGCTACCTCATCACCAAAAGCGGAAAGCTGCTGCTCTTCAGCTTCATGAACAACAACTACAAAGTGCCCACGGCAGCCATTCGCGAAGAAATGGTGCGGATCATGACCGAGGTGCACAACAGGTATGCACATGATGGGAAACCGGATGTGCCGCTGGTGAAATAA
- the nagB gene encoding glucosamine-6-phosphate deaminase: MRRLNLLEETRFEKLPVTVFPDQQKAAVRVAQRIANLIRTKQDKGQHTVLGLATGATPVAVYAELVRLHREEGLSFRDVITFNLDEYYPMQPDAAQSYVTFMNENLFDHIDIDKEKVHIPDGTLPREQIQAYCLNYERKIEAVGGLDLQVLGIGRTGHIGFNEPGSAPNSGTRLVTLDDLTRRDAARDFGGKGNVPTKAITMGIGTIFKAREIILMAWSRKKAPIIKKAVEGDISSEVPATYLQLSDNVEFVLDEDAASELTRFNTPWLVKDCVWTEELTRKAVIWLSNTVNKPILKLTDEDYNNNGMAQLATESGPAYNINIHIFNKMQHTITGWPGGKPNADDSQRPERAEPARKRALIFSPHPDDDVISMGGTFIRLVDQGHDVHVAYQTSGNTAVWDDDVLRYMEFAIDFNHSIGSDTSKLEGVYENMRSFIQHKQPNQVDTQEILNVKGFIRKTEAIAGARYAGLEDNHIHFMALPFYETGKHKKNSVSDEDIELTMALLQQVKPHQVFAAGDFADPHGTHIVCFRIILEALRRLQKTEEWVKDCWLWMYRGAWHEFELHEIHMAVPLSPQEVLRKREAIFKHQSQKDRPVFPGDDAREFWVRAEERNRETAENYHRLGLADYEAMEAFVRYHF, encoded by the coding sequence ATGCGCAGACTTAACCTCCTGGAAGAAACCCGATTCGAGAAACTCCCCGTTACTGTTTTCCCTGACCAGCAAAAAGCCGCCGTGCGGGTGGCTCAGCGTATTGCCAACTTAATCCGGACAAAGCAGGACAAAGGGCAGCACACGGTGCTCGGCCTGGCCACAGGCGCCACGCCTGTAGCTGTTTACGCTGAGTTGGTGCGGCTGCACCGCGAAGAAGGCCTAAGCTTTCGCGATGTAATCACCTTTAACCTGGACGAGTACTACCCGATGCAGCCGGATGCGGCGCAGAGCTACGTCACGTTCATGAACGAAAACCTCTTCGACCACATCGACATCGACAAGGAGAAGGTACACATTCCGGATGGCACCCTGCCACGTGAGCAGATACAAGCTTACTGCCTGAACTACGAGCGCAAAATAGAAGCTGTTGGCGGCCTCGACCTGCAGGTACTGGGCATCGGACGCACCGGCCACATCGGTTTCAACGAGCCGGGCTCTGCCCCTAACTCCGGCACGCGCCTGGTAACGCTGGACGACCTGACCCGCCGCGACGCAGCCCGCGATTTTGGCGGTAAAGGTAACGTACCCACCAAAGCCATCACAATGGGAATCGGCACGATCTTTAAAGCCCGCGAGATAATTCTGATGGCCTGGAGCAGGAAGAAGGCGCCTATCATCAAAAAAGCGGTGGAGGGTGATATCTCCAGCGAAGTGCCGGCTACCTACCTGCAGCTCTCCGATAATGTGGAGTTTGTACTGGACGAGGATGCCGCATCTGAGCTGACGCGCTTTAACACGCCCTGGCTGGTGAAAGACTGCGTGTGGACAGAGGAACTGACCCGAAAAGCCGTGATCTGGCTATCGAATACGGTGAACAAGCCCATCCTGAAGCTGACGGACGAAGATTACAACAACAACGGCATGGCACAACTGGCCACTGAGTCGGGTCCTGCCTATAACATCAACATCCACATCTTTAACAAGATGCAGCATACCATTACGGGCTGGCCGGGTGGCAAACCTAATGCAGATGATTCGCAGCGGCCTGAGCGCGCCGAACCCGCCCGCAAACGTGCCCTTATCTTTTCGCCGCATCCCGACGATGATGTTATTTCGATGGGTGGCACTTTTATCCGGCTGGTCGACCAGGGGCACGACGTGCATGTGGCCTACCAGACGTCGGGCAATACGGCGGTCTGGGACGATGACGTGCTGCGCTATATGGAATTCGCTATCGACTTTAACCACAGCATCGGGAGCGACACCAGCAAGTTGGAGGGCGTGTATGAGAACATGCGTAGCTTTATCCAACACAAGCAACCCAACCAGGTAGACACGCAGGAAATTCTGAATGTGAAAGGATTCATACGTAAGACCGAAGCCATTGCGGGCGCCCGCTATGCTGGCCTCGAGGACAATCACATTCATTTCATGGCGCTGCCATTTTACGAGACGGGCAAGCATAAAAAGAACTCGGTTTCCGATGAAGACATTGAGCTGACAATGGCGTTGCTGCAGCAGGTGAAGCCCCACCAGGTATTTGCCGCCGGCGACTTTGCTGATCCGCATGGCACGCACATCGTCTGCTTCCGGATCATACTGGAGGCTTTACGGCGTTTGCAGAAAACAGAGGAATGGGTAAAGGATTGCTGGCTGTGGATGTACCGCGGTGCCTGGCATGAGTTTGAGCTGCACGAAATTCACATGGCCGTGCCTTTATCGCCTCAGGAGGTGTTGCGTAAGCGGGAGGCGATCTTCAAGCACCAGTCGCAGAAGGATAGGCCTGTTTTTCCGGGCGACGATGCGCGCGAGTTCTGGGTGCGCGCCGAGGAACGAAACCGCGAAACGGCAGAAAACTACCACCGCCTCGGCCTGGCTGACTATGAAGCCATGGAAGCTTTTGTGCGCTACCATTTTTAA
- a CDS encoding NAD(P)/FAD-dependent oxidoreductase, whose protein sequence is MTDTKYYDVIIIGGSYAGLSAAMALGRLLRNVLIIDSGLPCNRQTPHSHNFITQDGEKPGVIAAKAKAQVLHYSTVAFLTGLAVRGAKIENGFEITTQEGEVVKGRKLIFATGIKDIMPDIMGFSDCWGISVIHCPYCHGYEFRDQKTGIMANGERAFHIASLVSNLTNNITIMTSGKADFNAGQLAKLQNPNIQVVETEVTEIEHENGHLRSVVFSDGSKTDFKAVYAAVPFTQHSDIPVSLGCELTAQGHIKVDSFQKTTIDGIFACGDNSAMMRSVANAVYSGNLTGAMANKELTDDQF, encoded by the coding sequence ATGACAGACACTAAGTATTATGATGTGATCATCATTGGCGGAAGTTATGCAGGGCTTTCTGCAGCAATGGCCTTGGGGCGATTGCTGCGAAACGTTTTGATTATTGACAGCGGATTGCCTTGCAATAGGCAGACGCCGCATTCGCATAACTTCATTACACAAGACGGAGAAAAACCTGGTGTAATTGCTGCAAAAGCCAAAGCACAGGTTCTACATTACAGCACCGTTGCGTTTCTCACGGGGCTGGCTGTGCGCGGAGCGAAAATTGAGAACGGGTTTGAGATTACCACGCAGGAAGGAGAAGTAGTTAAAGGACGAAAATTGATTTTTGCAACGGGCATAAAGGATATTATGCCCGATATCATGGGCTTTTCAGACTGCTGGGGCATTTCTGTTATACATTGCCCCTACTGCCACGGGTACGAGTTCCGGGATCAAAAAACAGGAATTATGGCAAACGGAGAAAGGGCTTTTCACATTGCCTCACTGGTCAGTAACCTGACAAATAATATCACGATCATGACTTCGGGAAAAGCAGACTTTAATGCAGGTCAACTCGCGAAACTGCAAAACCCTAACATACAAGTTGTAGAGACAGAAGTTACTGAAATAGAGCATGAAAATGGGCACCTTAGAAGTGTAGTTTTCAGTGACGGCAGTAAAACAGATTTTAAAGCTGTTTATGCTGCAGTTCCATTTACACAACACTCTGACATTCCTGTTTCGTTAGGATGTGAATTGACAGCGCAAGGTCATATCAAAGTAGATAGTTTTCAGAAAACAACCATAGATGGAATATTTGCGTGTGGCGACAATTCAGCCATGATGCGCTCGGTTGCCAACGCTGTCTACAGCGGCAATTTAACAGGTGCCATGGCAAATAAAGAACTGACAGACGATCAGTTTTAG
- a CDS encoding PhzF family phenazine biosynthesis protein: MKLDLYQIDAFTDSIFGGNPACVVPLREWLPDELLLQIAKENAVAETAFFVETGDTVHLRWFTPEIEMDLCGHATLATAHALKTIRHYPKDSIVFETLSGALTVTTSKDMYTLDFPSRSPVPATLPNNIKNALSIQPKQVLKARDYVLVYETEQEIKNITIDQQSFDQLNLDPGGVVVTAKGTNCDFVSRFFTPQSSILEDPVTGSAHCSLIPYWSGQLHKKELTAMQLSERQGTLFCIDKGERVLISGKAKTYSIGTLWTA; the protein is encoded by the coding sequence ATGAAATTAGACCTTTACCAGATAGACGCATTTACTGACAGCATCTTTGGGGGTAACCCCGCCTGCGTAGTTCCGCTCCGGGAGTGGCTACCAGATGAGCTGTTGCTGCAAATAGCGAAGGAGAATGCCGTGGCAGAAACGGCATTCTTTGTCGAAACCGGAGATACGGTGCATCTGCGTTGGTTTACACCCGAAATCGAAATGGATTTATGTGGCCACGCCACACTGGCCACAGCACATGCTTTGAAAACAATCCGGCACTACCCCAAGGACAGCATTGTGTTTGAAACCCTAAGTGGTGCGCTAACAGTTACCACAAGCAAGGACATGTATACGCTGGACTTTCCCTCCAGAAGCCCTGTTCCGGCTACCCTTCCCAACAACATTAAAAACGCATTGAGCATCCAGCCCAAACAGGTGTTGAAGGCACGGGATTATGTGTTGGTTTACGAGACTGAGCAGGAAATAAAAAATATCACCATCGACCAGCAATCATTCGACCAGCTAAACCTTGATCCGGGAGGCGTGGTGGTTACGGCAAAAGGCACAAACTGCGACTTTGTTTCCAGATTTTTCACCCCGCAGTCCTCCATTCTGGAAGATCCTGTGACAGGCTCGGCGCACTGCTCCCTTATCCCCTACTGGAGCGGACAACTGCATAAAAAGGAGCTCACCGCCATGCAGCTCTCCGAAAGGCAGGGCACCTTGTTTTGTATAGACAAAGGCGAACGGGTACTCATTAGCGGCAAGGCCAAAACCTATTCCATCGGCACCCTTTGGACAGCATAA